A window from Verrucomicrobiia bacterium encodes these proteins:
- a CDS encoding neuraminidase-like domain-containing protein: MEQTKTIYGKITTKAGDSAKGLIVRAYDIGVRRERQLGETIADKNGTYILERTLTVADRGQQPLHIGVKVFTPLKKTLLFSSDPDEMRFHAAGREEINITLDKPLQSEVIEYEDLSAAVAAQAGEVAVANLQEDDQHHDITLLARESDTAAVKIEYLVLSQRLEKLSGVEAQFFYGLLRKNSLLKSDITNPFMARFSIGINSDPKGVLYDAVLADPGVIERDLQQAAKDMIISSDTAEHWKRSTERLSAFKKEAETYAQDTRTKNVLDIVTRFVVEDKVSEVTKLFKTNKTDLSGVLRKVTNVKFLGKSSKVKDLQTSLALGELVGYDQSIITQVGQAHSIKKPKDMVRLASLDKTAWKQELTKSAAKINVGGQPLNKRLVDLHASSLVRKMEKTFPSAAFAAQLDRESRPKLERHDEIKKFMSKHEDFDLGNTNVDLFMKEKKWAGEEHQPMRAELKKVQRVFRLVPHYSKTNALLEQDIHSAQSVTAAGKTRFVNQIAPKAGLSPKEAKEVYKKAEATTTAAMLIVGDLQDTASATDLPIINTTKLEKKIEAVAADFPNLKSLFKLSDVCACQHCRSVYSPAAYLVEILEFLDDRSVTDLTVSPAVTSNLAKDVLFERRADLGEIDLGCENANTPMPYIDLTSELLEELIAPDTGISFSGPLAGGSDPFVGTISTDLLNALVAKKIPVTDKAQVFATETTSGSSATLPHYVRDKKAVCKVVNTSGTNYKVFRLRQTLSPAEELAAAPDYVNEKAYQELQGKSYAFTLPFDLHHTEAAAYFGRFDIKRDELMKNFQLASVPTNESIVAEKLGLNDAERKLITTAAASSQQDYWNTSTTTAATEMKVVDTFLSKTGLSYEELVRLLTLKFIDPTDKLFIKHLDLSCDTTKKEIAGLDDTVLDRTHRFLRLQKQTDWKLETLDEVISQSNLGAGNLNDATLQIAADLLEITEETGIKVDELIGGYGEIPHESVEENPFTPLYHQIFLNKAKNGIIDEALLPEKIDGTGFLADVAPSLMVCLRVKESEFATLLTLLVDNKLTFENLSHLLLLSRLMRKIKLKAADLDILIDLTGGNPTASPALTLELIASAKSAKAYPLKLADIWFMLYHQAVDVVSLELKDENILATLTALQTAYQAAYTANKSPFDPNLTATEQTEALMALLGQFPSLSEADIKTIAGFLERDWLSPANAKALIDTLFGPSLDTAAIKNAIDTLAAVPASGDISAESKALVKALMAALASYTFLAAKTSLLQTQLGSTFKANLDLTATVLAHGKLKQSAPGTEILGDLLLNDSLIDTVNSTPMPPTISEAAFGKHYNALRLLHKLLPLIDSYELEPADVAWFLDHADILGWLAWDAIPYKSGQPEVPFKAYADLGTIIDLFKQFEPVINPADANAPITFLSVLDMLLPGSTATRNEFLERLSLLTGHEQTALDEIDAYFFPAFSFTNYHAAVAWARLLSSADYLRNLATNIAGVKAFIKPVLTADEATLLRLSLKSRYDETTWLDTLKEIMDAIRPRKRDALVAYLLATRPEFREENDLYDHLLVDVEMEACMPSSRIVQAHGSIQLFVQRSLMGLEPQAAADVDNDSGWEWWKWMKNYRVWEANRKVFLYPENWIEAELRDDKSFLFTELENELQQNELTEFTAERALVRYLEGVDNLAFLEVVATWYDTVEKTMHVFARSKGGDPAKYYHRMFEQERYWTPWSVVDLEITGNHLLAFKRNQRLTLAWPVFSEEPDPNPQSTVPNPAPGTVVNNDKPKRKLKMQLAVSEFADNIWQPKKVSQDAIRTPSYFTTEDLQQKTYNLMYLEFADQIYVLKTGGQDYQTLSGIFDIAGCKGYPELAAEGNSYFPDFFPDFKDTNLNIQRYLETNLVVGDDLSARNALSPFNFYNILAETPGNFRLTYPHQMTWIDWVALLWEYFLMMSYGNTASTVGFDNRGHIKIPFGTLLPYFMEDSAHAYVITPGFYKRKGRTDRGEDTTAEVTDTVVVQRTASDALSLIEDILALWKKYMAKLQAGETPANVIAELLADEDYQAVIAEIKVYGTLQYGEKFSNMYHPLICALRKTLYKDGVPALMKRQTQLQVTSFNFQSNYSPSSVVPLKYPIEDIDFSSDGSYSSYNWELFFHVPLFVATQLTKNQRFEEALSWFHYMFNPTGALPGTAPQKYWVTKPFYLRNDSEYMAQRIDTLLYKIADPTTPERKELEFAIEQWRKEPFKPHVVARFRTVAYQKALIMKYIDNLVEWGDYLFRQDTMESIAQATQMYILADKLLGPKPRKVPPVIDPPYETYNQIERKLDAFGNALIDIENILPDLGALPEGGAELPPPPVTLSTLYFCVPQNEQMLAQWDTIADRLFKIRNCQNIDGIERSLALFAPPIDPGMLVRAAAAGLDISSVLAGLNAPLPYYRFHTLAQKATDLAGEVRNLGSSLLQALEKKDGEDMALLRNELEIKLLNAVKDMKKLSIREATEQVEVLNRSKLVTEERHKFYAEVEKISDKEQLNLDKLSEAHDFQTIAQISRTLAGVVAMVPDLLGGASGFGGSPHVTVQWGGKNLAAAANSAADVLGIFSAVATYEAGRAATLGGYDRRFDDWKLQERVAQKELDSIAKQIVAAEIRKEIAETDLKNHDLQIENAKETDKFMHSKFTNDQLYQWMIGQISSVYFSVYKLAHDFAKKAERSYQFELGRTEDSFIAYGYWDSLKKGLQSSDRLIYDIKRMEASYLNNNKREYEVVKHISLASLDPLALLRLRATGSCDFEVPEALLDMDHAGQYFRRIKSVSISLPCIAGPHTSVSAKLSLVSNKYRKNSNPDNLATTGYAEDPGNDERFVYNVGAIQSIATSNAQKDSGLFELSFKDDRYLPFEGTGAISTWRLELPKKDLAQFDYDTIADAVVHLSYTAREGGSSLRGLAETTLLDRLAEVKQELSQTGLHATINLKHELPNEWHLLKANGTVELTIDSSRLPYMAQALDAQIENIVVLAKATGNPASLPIKLDTTTVNLSRIDAWKLCKGETTSLALATPFNLSLTPANLNKLEELTLVIKYSF, translated from the coding sequence ATGGAACAGACCAAAACAATTTATGGAAAAATCACTACCAAGGCAGGGGATTCTGCCAAAGGCTTGATAGTCCGGGCTTATGACATCGGTGTGCGCCGCGAACGTCAGTTGGGCGAAACTATCGCAGACAAAAATGGTACTTACATACTAGAGCGAACCCTAACAGTAGCCGACAGAGGTCAACAGCCCCTACACATTGGTGTCAAGGTTTTCACGCCTCTTAAAAAGACACTCCTTTTTAGTTCCGACCCCGATGAAATGCGGTTCCATGCCGCTGGACGCGAAGAGATCAACATCACCCTGGATAAACCCCTCCAGTCCGAAGTAATCGAATACGAAGACTTGAGCGCCGCAGTCGCCGCCCAGGCGGGCGAAGTAGCAGTTGCCAACTTGCAAGAAGACGATCAACACCACGACATTACGCTGCTCGCCCGGGAATCTGATACGGCAGCCGTCAAGATAGAATATCTGGTATTATCCCAACGCCTAGAAAAGCTCTCCGGCGTCGAAGCGCAATTCTTTTATGGGCTGTTGCGCAAAAACAGTTTGCTAAAGAGCGATATTACCAACCCGTTCATGGCCCGGTTTTCCATTGGCATCAACTCCGACCCTAAAGGGGTTTTATATGATGCCGTTCTGGCCGATCCTGGTGTTATCGAGCGCGACTTGCAGCAAGCCGCCAAGGACATGATTATCAGCAGCGACACAGCCGAACATTGGAAGCGCAGCACCGAACGTCTGAGTGCTTTCAAAAAAGAAGCTGAGACCTACGCCCAGGACACACGCACCAAAAACGTGCTAGACATCGTCACGCGCTTTGTAGTCGAAGACAAAGTTTCCGAAGTCACCAAGCTCTTCAAAACCAATAAGACTGATCTAAGCGGCGTGCTCCGGAAAGTCACCAATGTCAAATTCCTCGGCAAGTCGTCCAAAGTCAAAGACCTGCAGACCAGCTTGGCGCTTGGCGAGCTGGTGGGCTACGACCAGTCCATCATCACCCAGGTCGGTCAGGCGCATAGCATCAAAAAGCCCAAAGACATGGTTCGGCTGGCCAGCCTGGACAAGACTGCCTGGAAACAGGAACTGACCAAGTCTGCCGCCAAAATTAACGTTGGTGGCCAGCCGCTCAACAAACGGCTAGTGGATTTGCATGCCTCGTCACTGGTGCGCAAAATGGAAAAAACTTTTCCCTCCGCTGCCTTTGCTGCCCAGCTGGACAGGGAGAGTCGCCCCAAACTGGAGCGCCACGACGAGATCAAAAAATTCATGAGCAAACACGAAGACTTTGACCTCGGCAACACCAACGTCGACCTGTTTATGAAAGAAAAAAAGTGGGCCGGCGAAGAACACCAGCCCATGCGGGCCGAACTGAAGAAAGTCCAGCGCGTCTTTCGGCTCGTGCCACACTACAGCAAGACCAATGCATTACTAGAGCAAGACATCCACTCGGCGCAAAGTGTCACTGCCGCCGGCAAAACTCGTTTCGTGAACCAGATCGCTCCAAAGGCCGGGCTTAGCCCGAAAGAAGCCAAGGAAGTTTACAAAAAAGCCGAGGCTACGACCACTGCCGCCATGCTGATTGTCGGTGACCTGCAAGACACCGCCTCTGCCACAGATCTACCCATCATCAACACCACCAAGCTAGAGAAGAAAATCGAGGCCGTTGCCGCTGATTTCCCCAACCTCAAAAGCCTGTTCAAGCTTAGTGACGTCTGTGCCTGCCAACACTGTCGCTCGGTCTACAGCCCGGCTGCCTACCTGGTAGAAATCTTGGAGTTTCTGGACGACCGTAGTGTGACCGACCTAACCGTATCGCCCGCCGTCACCAGCAACCTAGCCAAAGACGTGCTGTTCGAGCGTCGGGCAGACTTGGGCGAGATTGACCTGGGCTGTGAAAACGCCAACACACCTATGCCCTACATTGACCTCACCAGCGAGCTGCTAGAAGAGCTCATTGCCCCAGATACCGGCATCAGCTTTAGCGGCCCCTTGGCCGGGGGCAGTGACCCATTCGTAGGCACTATTTCTACCGATTTATTAAACGCCCTAGTGGCAAAAAAGATTCCGGTTACTGACAAAGCTCAAGTCTTTGCCACCGAAACCACATCCGGCTCATCGGCTACATTGCCACACTATGTTCGCGACAAAAAAGCTGTCTGCAAAGTGGTCAATACCAGTGGCACCAACTACAAGGTTTTCCGTCTGCGCCAGACACTATCGCCAGCCGAAGAACTAGCTGCCGCGCCCGACTACGTCAATGAAAAAGCCTACCAGGAACTCCAGGGCAAATCCTATGCTTTTACATTGCCGTTTGACTTGCATCACACCGAAGCTGCCGCTTACTTTGGCCGTTTCGACATCAAACGCGATGAACTCATGAAGAATTTTCAACTGGCCAGCGTACCAACCAACGAGTCAATTGTTGCCGAAAAGCTCGGCCTGAACGACGCCGAAAGAAAGCTGATCACCACTGCTGCCGCGTCTAGCCAGCAAGACTACTGGAACACTTCCACCACTACCGCGGCTACGGAGATGAAGGTGGTTGATACGTTCCTCAGCAAGACCGGGCTTTCCTATGAAGAGCTCGTGCGACTACTGACGCTAAAGTTTATAGACCCTACAGACAAACTGTTTATCAAACACCTGGACCTCAGCTGCGACACCACCAAGAAAGAAATTGCCGGTCTGGACGACACCGTCCTGGACCGCACGCATCGCTTTTTGCGCTTGCAAAAACAAACTGACTGGAAGCTGGAAACACTCGACGAGGTCATCTCCCAGAGCAATCTGGGCGCCGGAAATCTAAACGATGCCACGCTACAAATAGCCGCCGACCTCTTAGAGATCACCGAGGAAACAGGGATAAAGGTAGACGAACTTATTGGCGGCTATGGCGAGATTCCCCATGAATCGGTAGAAGAAAACCCATTCACACCGCTCTATCACCAGATATTCCTGAACAAAGCCAAAAACGGAATCATCGACGAGGCACTGTTGCCCGAGAAAATCGATGGCACTGGCTTCTTGGCTGACGTAGCGCCCAGCCTAATGGTATGTTTGCGGGTCAAAGAAAGCGAGTTTGCCACGCTACTCACTCTCTTAGTAGACAATAAATTGACCTTTGAGAACCTGAGCCATCTCCTTTTGCTCAGCCGGCTTATGCGCAAAATAAAGCTAAAAGCCGCAGACCTGGACATCTTGATTGACCTAACTGGCGGCAATCCCACGGCCTCGCCAGCCCTGACTCTAGAACTGATTGCTAGCGCCAAAAGCGCCAAGGCCTACCCGCTCAAGTTGGCGGACATTTGGTTTATGCTCTACCATCAGGCAGTCGATGTAGTAAGCCTGGAGCTCAAAGACGAAAACATCCTGGCCACACTGACGGCGCTTCAAACCGCCTACCAAGCTGCATACACCGCCAACAAATCACCCTTTGACCCCAATCTCACCGCCACCGAACAAACCGAAGCGCTCATGGCTTTGCTGGGACAATTCCCAAGCCTGTCGGAGGCAGATATCAAAACAATTGCCGGCTTTTTGGAGCGTGACTGGCTGTCGCCCGCCAATGCCAAAGCACTCATTGACACCTTGTTTGGCCCAAGCCTGGACACCGCGGCTATCAAAAACGCAATCGACACCCTGGCAGCCGTGCCGGCGAGTGGAGACATCAGCGCGGAGAGCAAAGCTTTAGTAAAGGCACTCATGGCTGCGCTGGCCAGCTACACCTTTTTGGCGGCCAAAACCAGCCTGCTGCAAACGCAGCTTGGCAGCACTTTCAAAGCCAACCTAGACCTAACGGCTACCGTCCTGGCTCATGGCAAACTCAAACAGTCTGCGCCTGGCACCGAAATACTGGGCGACTTGCTGCTAAACGACAGTCTCATAGACACCGTCAACTCAACGCCCATGCCGCCGACTATATCCGAAGCTGCTTTTGGCAAGCACTATAACGCGCTGCGCTTGCTCCACAAACTGTTGCCACTCATTGACTCGTACGAACTAGAGCCAGCCGATGTGGCCTGGTTCTTGGATCACGCCGATATTTTGGGCTGGCTTGCCTGGGACGCCATTCCGTACAAATCCGGGCAACCAGAAGTGCCTTTCAAGGCTTATGCCGACCTGGGCACCATCATAGACTTGTTCAAGCAGTTTGAGCCCGTGATCAATCCTGCCGACGCCAATGCGCCCATTACCTTCCTGTCTGTACTGGACATGCTGCTGCCGGGTAGCACCGCCACCAGAAACGAATTCTTAGAGCGCCTGAGCCTTCTCACCGGCCACGAGCAAACTGCGCTGGACGAAATAGACGCTTATTTCTTCCCAGCCTTTAGCTTCACCAACTATCACGCTGCAGTTGCCTGGGCGCGGCTACTGAGCAGCGCCGACTATTTGCGCAACCTAGCCACCAACATTGCCGGCGTCAAAGCATTCATCAAACCAGTTCTGACAGCTGACGAAGCGACACTCTTACGCCTCAGCCTCAAGTCACGCTATGACGAAACCACTTGGCTGGATACGCTCAAAGAAATCATGGACGCCATCCGTCCCCGGAAGCGTGATGCCTTGGTAGCCTATCTGCTGGCCACCCGACCAGAGTTCCGCGAAGAAAACGACCTATACGACCACCTACTGGTAGATGTCGAGATGGAAGCATGCATGCCGTCATCCCGTATTGTTCAGGCGCATGGCTCTATCCAGTTATTCGTGCAGCGTAGCCTGATGGGCCTAGAGCCCCAGGCTGCGGCCGATGTAGACAACGACAGCGGCTGGGAGTGGTGGAAATGGATGAAAAACTACCGTGTCTGGGAAGCCAATCGCAAAGTCTTTTTGTATCCCGAAAACTGGATCGAGGCCGAACTGCGTGACGATAAGTCGTTCTTGTTTACCGAGCTAGAAAACGAGCTGCAGCAAAACGAGTTAACCGAGTTTACGGCCGAGCGCGCCCTGGTTCGCTACCTAGAAGGGGTAGACAACCTTGCCTTCCTAGAAGTCGTTGCCACGTGGTATGACACGGTAGAAAAAACCATGCATGTCTTTGCGCGCAGCAAGGGTGGTGACCCAGCAAAGTACTATCACCGAATGTTCGAGCAAGAACGCTACTGGACACCCTGGTCAGTAGTAGACCTAGAAATCACCGGCAATCATTTGCTGGCCTTCAAGCGCAACCAGCGGCTAACCCTAGCCTGGCCGGTATTTAGCGAAGAGCCAGACCCAAATCCACAGTCGACCGTGCCCAATCCCGCGCCAGGCACCGTGGTCAACAATGACAAACCCAAGCGCAAGCTCAAAATGCAGCTGGCGGTCAGCGAGTTTGCCGACAATATCTGGCAGCCCAAAAAAGTATCCCAGGATGCTATACGAACACCATCCTATTTCACAACCGAAGACCTGCAGCAAAAAACCTATAACCTCATGTACTTAGAGTTCGCCGACCAAATCTACGTGCTCAAAACCGGCGGCCAAGACTACCAAACGCTCAGTGGCATCTTTGACATTGCCGGCTGCAAAGGCTATCCCGAGCTGGCAGCAGAAGGCAACAGCTACTTCCCAGACTTTTTCCCAGATTTCAAAGACACCAACCTTAACATTCAGCGGTACCTAGAGACCAATCTAGTAGTTGGCGATGACCTGTCTGCCAGAAACGCCCTGTCGCCCTTCAACTTCTATAACATCTTGGCCGAGACACCTGGCAACTTCCGGCTGACCTACCCGCACCAGATGACGTGGATCGACTGGGTGGCCCTGTTGTGGGAATACTTCCTGATGATGAGCTACGGCAATACGGCATCTACGGTCGGCTTTGACAATCGCGGCCATATAAAGATTCCATTCGGCACCTTGCTACCGTACTTTATGGAAGACAGTGCTCATGCCTACGTCATCACGCCTGGTTTTTACAAGCGGAAAGGGCGCACCGACCGAGGCGAAGATACCACCGCCGAAGTTACCGACACGGTCGTTGTGCAGCGCACAGCATCTGACGCACTCAGCCTGATCGAGGACATCCTGGCCCTATGGAAAAAATACATGGCCAAACTCCAGGCCGGCGAGACACCGGCAAATGTCATTGCCGAGCTGCTGGCAGACGAGGATTATCAGGCGGTCATTGCAGAGATCAAGGTCTACGGCACCTTGCAATACGGTGAAAAATTCAGCAATATGTACCACCCGCTCATCTGCGCACTGCGCAAAACGCTCTACAAAGACGGCGTACCAGCACTCATGAAACGCCAAACGCAGCTGCAAGTCACTAGCTTTAACTTCCAAAGCAACTACTCGCCCAGTTCTGTCGTTCCGCTCAAATACCCCATTGAAGATATCGACTTTAGCAGCGATGGCAGCTACAGCAGCTACAACTGGGAATTATTTTTCCATGTACCGCTTTTTGTTGCCACGCAGCTGACCAAAAACCAACGGTTTGAGGAAGCGCTGAGTTGGTTCCACTACATGTTTAATCCCACTGGGGCCTTGCCCGGCACCGCACCGCAAAAATATTGGGTAACCAAGCCGTTCTACCTGCGTAACGACAGCGAATATATGGCCCAACGCATCGACACTTTGCTGTACAAAATTGCCGATCCCACCACGCCGGAACGCAAAGAGCTAGAATTCGCTATAGAGCAGTGGCGCAAAGAGCCCTTCAAGCCACACGTGGTCGCCCGCTTCCGCACAGTGGCTTACCAAAAAGCCCTCATCATGAAATACATCGACAATCTTGTTGAGTGGGGGGATTATTTGTTCCGACAGGACACCATGGAATCCATAGCCCAGGCCACGCAGATGTACATTCTGGCCGACAAACTGCTAGGGCCAAAACCCCGCAAAGTACCTCCTGTCATCGACCCACCCTACGAGACCTACAACCAAATCGAACGCAAGCTCGATGCCTTTGGTAATGCCCTGATCGACATCGAAAACATTCTGCCAGACCTTGGCGCGCTGCCAGAAGGTGGCGCCGAATTGCCGCCACCGCCAGTCACGCTGTCTACCCTCTATTTCTGCGTACCCCAGAACGAACAAATGCTGGCACAGTGGGACACCATTGCCGACCGGCTATTCAAGATCCGCAACTGTCAGAACATCGATGGTATCGAGCGCTCACTCGCTCTGTTTGCACCGCCCATCGACCCCGGCATGCTAGTGCGGGCAGCTGCGGCAGGGCTCGACATCTCTTCAGTTCTGGCCGGCCTGAACGCGCCCTTGCCGTACTATCGTTTCCATACCTTAGCCCAAAAGGCAACCGATCTAGCAGGGGAAGTCAGAAACCTAGGAAGTTCGCTGCTCCAAGCCCTAGAGAAAAAAGACGGCGAGGACATGGCTTTGCTCCGCAATGAGCTGGAAATCAAGCTACTCAATGCTGTTAAGGACATGAAAAAGCTCAGCATCAGGGAAGCAACTGAACAGGTAGAAGTCCTGAATCGCTCCAAATTAGTCACCGAAGAACGTCACAAATTCTATGCCGAAGTAGAAAAAATCAGCGACAAAGAGCAGCTGAACCTAGACAAACTGAGTGAAGCCCACGACTTCCAGACCATAGCCCAGATCAGCCGAACCCTGGCAGGTGTGGTGGCCATGGTTCCGGACCTACTGGGCGGGGCCTCCGGCTTTGGCGGTAGTCCGCATGTGACCGTGCAGTGGGGTGGCAAAAACTTGGCCGCGGCTGCCAATTCTGCCGCGGACGTACTGGGTATCTTCAGCGCTGTTGCCACCTACGAAGCTGGCCGGGCCGCCACCCTGGGCGGCTACGACCGTCGCTTTGACGACTGGAAGCTACAAGAGCGCGTGGCCCAAAAAGAGCTAGACTCTATCGCCAAACAAATCGTTGCCGCAGAGATCCGCAAAGAAATAGCCGAAACCGACCTAAAAAACCACGATCTGCAAATCGAAAACGCTAAAGAAACCGACAAGTTCATGCATTCTAAGTTCACCAATGACCAGCTGTATCAGTGGATGATTGGCCAGATCAGCTCAGTCTACTTTAGCGTCTACAAGCTAGCCCACGACTTCGCCAAAAAGGCTGAACGCAGCTATCAGTTCGAACTCGGTCGCACCGAAGACTCGTTTATCGCCTACGGCTATTGGGACAGCCTAAAGAAAGGCCTGCAAAGCTCCGACCGGCTTATCTATGACATCAAGCGCATGGAAGCCAGCTACCTAAACAACAACAAGCGAGAATACGAAGTCGTCAAACACATTTCTCTGGCCTCACTCGACCCGCTGGCCCTGCTAAGACTCCGGGCCACCGGATCCTGCGACTTTGAAGTGCCAGAGGCGCTGCTAGACATGGATCACGCCGGACAATACTTCCGACGCATCAAGTCCGTTAGTATCAGCCTGCCATGTATCGCCGGACCACACACTTCTGTTAGCGCTAAACTGTCTCTAGTCAGCAACAAGTATCGCAAAAACAGTAACCCCGACAACCTAGCGACTACCGGCTACGCCGAAGACCCAGGCAATGACGAACGTTTCGTCTACAACGTTGGCGCCATTCAGTCCATTGCTACCAGCAATGCCCAGAAAGATAGCGGCCTATTCGAACTCAGCTTCAAAGACGACCGCTACCTGCCATTCGAAGGTACCGGCGCTATCAGCACCTGGCGGCTGGAACTACCCAAAAAAGACCTGGCGCAGTTCGACTACGACACCATCGCCGATGCTGTTGTGCACCTCAGCTACACCGCTCGCGAAGGCGGCTCCAGCCTGCGAGGCCTGGCCGAAACAACGCTGCTAGACCGCCTGGCCGAGGTCAAACAAGAGCTTTCCCAGACTGGCCTGCACGCCACCATCAACCTAAAGCACGAGTTACCCAACGAGTGGCATTTGCTCAAGGCGAACGGTACCGTAGAGCTCACAATAGACAGTTCACGGCTGCCCTACATGGCCCAGGCCTTGGACGCCCAGATCGAAAACATTGTTGTTTTGGCCAAGGCCACCGGCAATCCCGCCTCGCTACCCATAAAACTGGACACCACCACCGTCAACCTGTCACGAATTGACGCCTGGAAGCTCTGCAAAGGCGAAACCACCAGCCTAGCGCTAGCCACTCCGTTTAACCTGTCGCTCACCCCAGCAAACCTGAACAAGCTAGAAGAACTCACTCTGGTCATAAAATACAGCTTCTAG
- a CDS encoding cupin domain-containing protein: MSGLEILAEAQRLRQPRVVESLLAPDFVQACTESLADEHLFTDELVTMRRLGVHHNGHLTYPNSLQSFHELRAQGHGFIVLSIDRISEQANGLRRTVAERLVGDIVMALYMSEADHSTIRPHYDDRDVLWTQLDGEKRVRLGLDAVPVDMTPGDALFILRGIPHTAEALSGSRHVCSALQVDEI, translated from the coding sequence ATGAGTGGGCTTGAAATATTAGCCGAAGCACAGCGGTTGCGTCAGCCACGTGTTGTTGAGTCGCTGCTGGCACCAGATTTTGTGCAGGCATGTACAGAGAGCCTGGCCGACGAACATTTGTTTACTGACGAGCTGGTAACCATGCGACGCCTGGGGGTACACCATAACGGCCATTTAACGTACCCCAACTCGCTGCAAAGTTTCCACGAACTGCGAGCACAGGGCCATGGTTTTATAGTGCTCAGTATTGACAGAATTTCTGAGCAGGCCAATGGTTTGCGGCGGACCGTGGCAGAAAGACTGGTTGGCGACATTGTCATGGCGCTGTATATGTCCGAGGCTGATCACTCTACAATTAGGCCGCACTACGACGATCGTGATGTGTTGTGGACTCAGTTAGACGGAGAAAAGCGTGTACGATTGGGGCTGGATGCAGTGCCTGTCGATATGACTCCCGGGGACGCGCTGTTTATTCTTAGGGGCATTCCACACACCGCAGAAGCCCTGTCGGGCTCTCGGCATGTATGTAGCGCATTACAGGTAGATGAAATATAA
- a CDS encoding DUF2200 domain-containing protein, with protein sequence MIKPRIYTISFARVYPLYIAKAEKKGRTKTEVDEIIHWLTGYDQKTLKAQLEKQTDLETFFAEAPRLNPSRALVKGVICGVRVEDIKEPTMQEIRYLDKLIDELANGKAMDKIVRKQQ encoded by the coding sequence ATGATAAAACCCCGGATCTATACGATAAGTTTTGCAAGAGTCTATCCCCTTTATATCGCCAAGGCAGAGAAAAAAGGACGCACCAAGACAGAAGTCGATGAAATCATCCATTGGCTGACAGGATATGACCAGAAGACGCTCAAGGCCCAGCTGGAAAAACAGACAGACCTAGAGACTTTCTTTGCGGAAGCTCCCCGGCTCAACCCTTCGCGGGCTTTGGTCAAAGGTGTGATTTGCGGTGTCCGGGTAGAAGACATCAAAGAGCCAACCATGCAGGAGATCCGCTATCTAGACAAGCTAATCGACGAGTTAGCCAACGGAAAGGCGATGGATAAGATAGTGCGGAAGCAACAATAG
- a CDS encoding DUF1801 domain-containing protein, whose translation MMNRKELSMEDKTAPQQIDDIIKTYGGWKGDILSRLRAVVKQADPTVAEEVKWKTASRPEGLPVWSHDGILCIAETFKDNVKLVFFKGVYMKDPNKLFNARLNSRTDRAIEFHDGDTVDEAALKQLVLQAVQLNESKKNKRQQQEAA comes from the coding sequence ATGATGAATAGAAAGGAACTCTCTATGGAAGACAAAACTGCCCCGCAGCAAATAGACGACATAATCAAAACATACGGTGGCTGGAAGGGTGACATATTGTCTCGGCTGCGTGCCGTGGTTAAACAAGCCGACCCTACCGTGGCCGAAGAAGTGAAATGGAAAACGGCCTCTCGGCCCGAGGGACTCCCCGTGTGGTCCCACGACGGGATACTGTGCATAGCCGAAACTTTCAAGGACAATGTGAAGCTGGTGTTTTTCAAAGGTGTCTATATGAAGGACCCAAACAAGCTCTTCAACGCCCGCTTAAATAGCCGGACAGATCGCGCCATCGAATTTCACGATGGCGACACCGTGGATGAGGCCGCGCTGAAGCAGCTCGTCCTCCAGGCAGTACAGCTGAACGAATCTAAAAAGAATAAGCGACAGCAGCAAGAGGCAGCATGA